A region from the Methanofollis liminatans DSM 4140 genome encodes:
- a CDS encoding PEGA domain-containing protein, translated as MILGIMLVAGMIPFASAQIGGDIGYYAVHCNVDGAKVYFDNDLKGEIKDGRLLVEVYVTGTPYTTISVEADGYETYTTRIVEYPAKGETIDITATLQQAPIGGDMGAYLVKCNVQGAQVYFDNDYKGAIQNGELLVSVYTTGTPYKTISVQAEGYETYTAAITQYPAKSETVTIDVALQQSPIGGDMGAYLVTCNVQGAQVYFDNDYKGAIQNGELLVSVYVTGTPYQTIRVQADGYQTYSASITQYPAQGETVTIAATLTPVTQKAPLSPLCALGALGVLGALLVLRRKN; from the coding sequence ATGATTCTCGGTATCATGCTCGTTGCGGGCATGATTCCCTTTGCAAGCGCCCAGATCGGGGGCGATATCGGCTATTACGCCGTGCACTGCAACGTCGACGGGGCGAAGGTCTACTTCGACAACGACCTGAAAGGCGAGATCAAGGACGGCCGCCTCCTCGTGGAGGTCTATGTGACCGGCACGCCGTACACCACGATCAGCGTCGAGGCCGACGGATACGAGACTTACACCACCAGGATCGTCGAGTACCCGGCGAAGGGCGAGACCATCGACATCACGGCCACCCTCCAGCAGGCGCCGATCGGCGGCGACATGGGGGCGTACCTCGTGAAGTGCAATGTCCAGGGTGCACAGGTCTACTTCGACAACGACTACAAGGGCGCGATCCAGAACGGCGAACTCCTGGTGAGCGTCTACACCACCGGAACCCCGTATAAGACGATCAGCGTCCAGGCCGAGGGATACGAGACCTACACGGCAGCGATCACCCAGTACCCGGCAAAGAGCGAGACCGTCACCATCGACGTCGCCCTCCAGCAGTCCCCGATCGGCGGCGACATGGGGGCGTACCTGGTGACGTGCAACGTCCAGGGTGCGCAGGTCTACTTCGACAACGACTACAAGGGCGCGATCCAGAACGGCGAACTCCTCGTGAGCGTCTACGTGACCGGCACCCCGTACCAGACGATCCGCGTCCAGGCCGATGGCTACCAGACCTACTCTGCGTCGATCACCCAGTACCCGGCACAGGGCGAAACCGTCACCATCGCCGCCACCCTCACCCCGGTGACACAGAAGGCCCCGCTCTCGCCGCTCTGTGCCCTCGGTGCGCTCGGCGTTCTTGGTGCGCTTCTGGTGCTGCGCAGGAAAAACTAA
- a CDS encoding DUF5654 family protein has translation MTFYEEVLEKIAALMAAAFGLVAALAWNGAIQELFKQVFGTTENLSAQLIYAIIVTIIAVLATIMIARAVSKAKGEKAE, from the coding sequence ATGACGTTCTACGAAGAAGTGCTTGAAAAAATTGCGGCTCTGATGGCCGCAGCCTTTGGACTGGTCGCCGCACTGGCATGGAACGGAGCAATACAGGAACTCTTCAAGCAGGTGTTCGGAACCACCGAGAATCTCTCTGCACAACTGATCTATGCGATCATCGTGACGATCATCGCTGTCCTCGCCACCATCATGATCGCGCGCGCGGTGTCAAAGGCGAAGGGAGAGAAAGCGGAGTGA
- the rlmH gene encoding 23S rRNA (pseudouridine(1915)-N(3))-methyltransferase RlmH gives MQVSVIAVGKVKDRYINEGIAEYEKRLRPYADLRIVEVRDERVPNRASAAEEGQVKVTEGDHILAAVPDGALLVALDAAGEMWSSEDLASRMKGWEIAGKGEIVFVIGGPLGLSPAVLSRADVRLSLSRLTFLHTMVRLILLEQVYRAFRIMRGEPYHK, from the coding sequence ATGCAGGTCAGTGTCATTGCCGTGGGAAAGGTGAAGGATCGGTATATCAACGAGGGAATTGCCGAATACGAAAAGCGCCTCCGTCCGTACGCGGACCTGAGGATCGTCGAGGTGCGGGACGAACGGGTGCCGAACCGTGCCTCGGCGGCCGAAGAAGGGCAGGTGAAGGTGACCGAGGGCGACCATATTCTTGCCGCCGTTCCAGACGGCGCCCTCCTCGTTGCCCTTGACGCCGCCGGCGAGATGTGGTCGAGCGAGGACCTCGCCTCCAGGATGAAGGGGTGGGAGATCGCTGGAAAAGGAGAGATCGTATTCGTCATCGGCGGCCCGCTCGGGCTCTCGCCGGCGGTGCTCTCGCGGGCCGACGTACGCCTTTCCCTCTCCAGGTTGACGTTCCTGCATACGATGGTGCGGCTGATCCTGCTCGAGCAGGTCTATCGCGCCTTTCGGATCATGCGCGGGGAGCCCTACCATAAATGA
- a CDS encoding AAA family ATPase — translation MRIAGVDIRNFKSFGNAAVTLGRFNVIIGPNAAGKSNFVDIFSFLTDCAREGFANAVSLQGGGEYVRNLRAAPAETTEIAVSLDAGAAPIRVRFFRDGGRVVEAVVGSCTYSLSLHCTAAACTIASEEIAAACTYHLVDGNGFSSSLGAGEIRLSRSADGGVGCTVAPPGMAPEPDCTPLATAPLAPDESMLENPVIYPSFSPLVYQIRNFFRDIGHYDIDPRLAKHAAEISGRADLDRDGGNLAVVLRAILSDPERRRRAWAHVQELLPFIREIGVERVTDRSLLATLKEEYAGRAIPSFLVSDGTINLTALVALLYFEDKPVVIIEEPERNIHPNLIAKLVSMMQDVAEHRNRQILITTHHPEVVKYAGMTNILLLRRDPDGYSVVTRPAEREELEVFLETMGIDELYVQNLL, via the coding sequence ATGAGGATTGCAGGGGTAGATATCAGGAATTTCAAGAGTTTTGGCAATGCCGCGGTCACGCTCGGCCGGTTCAACGTGATCATCGGTCCGAACGCCGCGGGAAAATCGAACTTTGTCGATATCTTCTCCTTTCTCACCGACTGTGCGCGGGAAGGATTTGCCAACGCCGTCTCCCTCCAGGGGGGCGGGGAATATGTCAGGAACCTGAGGGCCGCCCCCGCGGAGACGACGGAGATCGCCGTCTCTCTCGACGCCGGCGCAGCGCCGATCCGGGTCAGGTTTTTCCGGGACGGGGGCCGTGTGGTCGAGGCGGTCGTCGGTTCGTGCACCTACTCCCTCTCCCTCCACTGCACGGCCGCCGCCTGCACGATCGCCTCTGAGGAGATCGCCGCCGCCTGCACCTACCACCTGGTGGACGGAAACGGTTTTTCCTCCTCGCTGGGCGCGGGGGAGATCAGGCTGTCCAGGTCGGCGGACGGCGGCGTCGGCTGCACCGTAGCGCCGCCGGGCATGGCCCCTGAGCCCGACTGCACCCCTCTTGCCACCGCCCCTCTCGCCCCGGACGAGTCGATGCTCGAGAACCCGGTGATATATCCGTCATTCTCCCCCCTCGTCTACCAGATCAGGAACTTTTTCCGGGACATCGGCCACTACGACATCGATCCCCGCCTTGCAAAGCATGCGGCCGAGATCTCGGGCCGCGCCGACCTCGACCGCGACGGCGGCAACCTGGCCGTGGTGCTCAGGGCGATCCTCTCGGACCCTGAACGGCGGCGCCGGGCCTGGGCGCATGTGCAGGAACTCCTCCCCTTCATCAGGGAGATCGGGGTGGAGCGGGTCACCGACCGCTCTCTTCTCGCCACCTTAAAGGAGGAGTACGCCGGCAGGGCGATCCCCTCCTTCCTGGTCTCGGACGGCACGATCAACCTGACGGCGCTTGTCGCCCTGCTCTACTTCGAGGACAAACCGGTCGTCATCATCGAGGAGCCCGAGCGGAACATCCACCCGAACCTGATCGCAAAACTCGTCTCGATGATGCAGGACGTCGCCGAACACCGCAATCGCCAGATCCTCATCACCACCCACCACCCCGAGGTCGTGAAATATGCCGGCATGACGAACATTCTCCTCCTGAGGCGGGACCCGGACGGGTATTCGGTCGTCACCCGCCCGGCAGAGCGGGAGGAGCTCGAGGTCTTCCTGGAGACGATGGGGATCGACGAACTCTACGTCCAGAACCTTCTCTGA
- a CDS encoding nucleoside deaminase produces the protein MDRFMEEALSEAATGLAEGGIPIGAVLVRGGRVIGRGHNRRVQQDDPVLHAEIDCLRNAGRVGRYADTVLYSTLMPCYLCAGAVVQFGIPRVVAGESRNFAGARAFLLDHGVEVIDLDLPECYEMMAAFIAGHGDLWNEDIGDL, from the coding sequence ATGGATAGGTTCATGGAGGAAGCGCTCTCTGAAGCGGCGACCGGGCTTGCAGAAGGTGGGATCCCGATCGGGGCGGTGCTCGTCAGGGGCGGGCGGGTGATCGGAAGGGGGCATAACCGGCGTGTGCAGCAGGACGACCCGGTGCTCCACGCCGAGATCGACTGCCTCAGGAATGCCGGGCGGGTCGGGCGGTATGCCGATACCGTGCTCTACTCCACCCTGATGCCCTGTTACCTCTGTGCCGGGGCGGTGGTGCAGTTCGGGATCCCGCGGGTGGTGGCCGGCGAGTCGAGGAACTTTGCCGGTGCCCGTGCATTTCTTCTGGACCACGGCGTCGAGGTGATCGATCTCGACCTGCCTGAATGCTATGAGATGATGGCCGCGTTTATCGCCGGGCACGGGGACCTCTGGAACGAGGATATCGGAGACCTCTGA
- a CDS encoding Hsp20/alpha crystallin family protein — translation MIDKIPDEDFRALTDYLKSMVLRALEDTEDKPVAIGVRLLVRDGHCHVLPPTWAPAHPIDGEESGEISEPVVEVMEVDGRIVVTAELPGMSREHVRTWQEGSTLVINALDGLRRYRRAVALPEVPLEVEATSFRNGVLDISFGLKSDMEAGDLYG, via the coding sequence ATGATCGACAAAATTCCAGACGAGGATTTCCGGGCGCTCACCGATTACCTGAAAAGCATGGTGCTTCGGGCGCTGGAAGACACCGAGGACAAACCCGTCGCCATCGGCGTGCGGCTGCTCGTCAGGGATGGACACTGTCATGTCCTCCCGCCGACCTGGGCGCCGGCGCATCCCATCGACGGCGAGGAGTCCGGGGAGATCAGCGAGCCGGTGGTCGAGGTGATGGAGGTCGACGGCAGGATCGTGGTGACCGCCGAACTGCCCGGCATGTCCAGGGAGCACGTCCGCACCTGGCAGGAGGGCTCCACCCTGGTCATCAACGCCCTGGACGGGCTGCGGCGCTACCGGCGGGCCGTCGCCCTCCCTGAGGTTCCCCTCGAGGTGGAGGCGACCTCGTTCAGGAACGGTGTCCTTGACATCTCGTTTGGACTCAAGTCGGACATGGAGGCCGGCGACCTGTACGGGTAG